One stretch of Microvirga lotononidis DNA includes these proteins:
- the osmF gene encoding glycine betaine ABC transporter substrate-binding protein OsmF yields the protein MKTVLTSLTFAAALAFAGAGAAKADVVVSSKIDTEGSVLGNIILLTLDANGIKTQDRIQLGATPVVRKAITAGEIDIYPEYTGNAGFFFNKADDPVWKDAAKGFETAKKLDYDANKIVWLDPSPANNTWAIALRKDVADSNKLKTLSEFGQWVTKGGKVVLAASAEFVNSDAALPAFQKTYNFKMKPEQLIVLSGGDTAATIKAAAEQTNGANAAMVYGTDGGIAPSGLTVLDDDKNVQPVYAPAPIIRESVLKENPKIAEILKPVFASLDLTTLQGLNARVQVGGEPAKAVATDYLKSKGFLK from the coding sequence ATGAAGACCGTCCTCACATCGCTCACCTTTGCCGCCGCGCTGGCGTTCGCCGGGGCGGGCGCCGCCAAGGCCGACGTGGTCGTCTCGTCCAAGATCGACACCGAAGGCTCGGTCCTGGGCAACATCATCCTGCTGACCCTCGACGCCAACGGCATCAAGACCCAGGACCGGATCCAGCTCGGCGCCACCCCGGTGGTGCGCAAGGCGATCACGGCGGGCGAGATCGACATCTATCCCGAATATACCGGCAATGCGGGCTTCTTCTTCAACAAGGCGGACGACCCGGTCTGGAAGGATGCGGCCAAGGGCTTCGAGACGGCCAAGAAGCTCGATTACGACGCCAACAAGATCGTCTGGCTCGATCCCTCGCCGGCCAACAACACCTGGGCCATAGCGCTGCGCAAGGACGTGGCCGATTCCAACAAGCTCAAGACCCTGTCCGAGTTCGGCCAGTGGGTGACGAAGGGCGGCAAGGTGGTGCTGGCGGCCTCCGCCGAGTTCGTGAATTCGGACGCGGCCCTGCCGGCCTTCCAGAAGACCTATAACTTCAAGATGAAGCCGGAGCAGCTCATCGTGCTCTCCGGCGGCGACACGGCGGCGACCATCAAGGCGGCGGCCGAGCAGACCAACGGCGCCAACGCGGCCATGGTCTACGGCACCGACGGCGGCATCGCCCCATCGGGCCTCACGGTGCTGGACGACGACAAGAACGTGCAGCCGGTCTATGCTCCGGCGCCGATCATCCGCGAATCCGTCCTGAAGGAGAACCCGAAGATCGCCGAGATCCTGAAGCCCGTCTTCGCATCCCTCGACCTCACCACGCTCCAGGGGCTGAATGCCCGGGTCCAGGTCGGCGGCGAGCCCGCGAAGGCGGTGGCGACGGATTACCTGAAGTCCAAGGGTTTCTTGAAATGA
- a CDS encoding ABC transporter permease, with amino-acid sequence MSSLRSSLSPDRLGSVIAVLIGVALFASPFVIYRANRIVAGVGRMLTDALPTPGAVGMMVVALAVALCAALVRAPLIRLAAASIGLCAIFPAVGYSAGFVTPPGNTFARVSPALGFWLLALAFALLAADALTRMRLGPWARLAALAVAAGATALLLVSGAWDNLSLLKEYASRADTFWREAREHLWLAFGSMIAACLLGLPLGILGHRVPRLRNAILQVLNIVQTIPSIALFGILIAPLGYLAAHVSLAAALGIRGIGAAPAFIALFLYSLLPVVANTVTGLKQVPAAVTDAARGMGLSARQRLWQVELPLALPVILAGIRIVLVQNLGLATVAALIGGGGFGTFVFQGIGQTAIDLVLLGAIPTVALSFAAAIILDALIDLTRRGSP; translated from the coding sequence ATGTCCTCCTTGCGTTCCTCCCTGTCCCCGGACCGGCTCGGGAGCGTGATCGCCGTCCTGATCGGCGTCGCGCTCTTCGCCTCGCCCTTCGTCATCTACCGGGCGAACCGCATCGTGGCCGGCGTGGGGCGGATGCTGACCGATGCGCTGCCGACGCCCGGTGCCGTCGGCATGATGGTCGTGGCGCTCGCCGTGGCGTTGTGCGCGGCCCTGGTCCGTGCGCCGCTGATCCGCCTCGCGGCCGCGTCCATCGGCCTGTGCGCAATCTTCCCCGCGGTCGGATACTCGGCAGGTTTCGTCACGCCGCCCGGCAACACCTTCGCCCGCGTCTCGCCCGCCCTGGGCTTCTGGCTCCTGGCCTTGGCCTTCGCGCTGCTTGCGGCCGATGCGTTGACGCGGATGCGCCTCGGGCCCTGGGCGAGGCTCGCCGCCCTGGCCGTGGCGGCGGGCGCGACGGCGCTGCTGCTCGTTTCGGGGGCCTGGGACAACCTTTCGCTGCTCAAGGAATATGCGAGCCGGGCGGATACCTTCTGGCGCGAGGCGCGCGAGCACCTGTGGCTCGCTTTCGGCTCGATGATCGCCGCCTGCCTGCTCGGTCTGCCGCTGGGCATTCTCGGCCATCGCGTCCCGCGCTTGCGAAATGCGATCCTGCAGGTGCTCAACATCGTCCAGACGATTCCGAGCATCGCGCTCTTCGGCATCCTGATCGCGCCGCTCGGGTATCTCGCCGCCCACGTGTCTTTGGCGGCGGCCCTGGGCATTCGCGGCATCGGGGCCGCGCCCGCCTTCATCGCGCTTTTTCTCTACTCGCTGCTGCCGGTCGTCGCCAACACCGTCACCGGGTTGAAGCAGGTACCGGCGGCCGTGACCGACGCTGCGCGCGGCATGGGCTTGTCCGCGCGCCAACGCCTGTGGCAGGTGGAGCTTCCGCTCGCGCTGCCGGTCATTCTCGCGGGCATCCGCATCGTGCTGGTGCAGAACCTCGGATTGGCCACCGTGGCGGCGCTGATCGGGGGAGGGGGCTTCGGCACCTTCGTGTTCCAGGGCATCGGCCAGACGGCGATCGACCTCGTGCTTCTGGGCGCCATTCCCACGGTCGCCCTGTCGTTCGCCGCCGCCATCATCCTCGATGCCTTGATCGATCTGACCAGACGGGGCTCTCCATGA
- a CDS encoding ABC transporter ATP-binding protein, translating to MIEIEHLTKRYGATIVVDDVSLRVDEGTITVVVGTSGAGKSTLLRMINRLVEPSEGRVLIDGQDTMAIPEDQLRHRIGYVIQGYGLFPHRDVAENIATVPRLLGWDKRKIAARVEELLDLFQLDPAEFAKKFPHELSGGQQQRVGVARALAAKPAVLLMDEPFGALDPVIRSKAQDDLVAIQRRLGTTVVLVTHDMNEAFQLGDRIAVMDQARLLQYATPAELLTRPAEAFVEQLVGTAERPFRLLSLLKVREALEPGHAEGEPVLVTDSLRDALSRLIWAGREALPVADASGALVGRVSVRGIVAHGRSVP from the coding sequence ATGATCGAGATCGAGCATCTCACCAAGCGCTACGGCGCCACGATCGTCGTCGACGACGTGTCCCTCCGGGTCGACGAGGGAACGATCACCGTCGTGGTCGGCACGTCGGGCGCGGGCAAGTCGACCCTGCTGCGCATGATCAACCGGCTGGTGGAACCGAGCGAGGGCCGTGTGCTCATCGACGGCCAAGATACCATGGCGATCCCCGAGGACCAGCTGCGGCACCGAATCGGCTACGTCATCCAGGGCTACGGGCTGTTTCCTCACCGCGATGTCGCCGAGAACATCGCCACCGTGCCGCGTCTTCTCGGCTGGGACAAACGAAAGATCGCAGCCCGCGTCGAGGAGCTGCTGGACCTTTTCCAGCTCGACCCGGCGGAATTCGCGAAGAAGTTTCCGCATGAACTCTCCGGCGGACAGCAGCAGCGCGTCGGCGTCGCGCGCGCCTTGGCGGCGAAGCCCGCGGTCCTGCTGATGGACGAGCCGTTCGGCGCGCTCGATCCGGTCATTCGCAGCAAGGCGCAGGACGATCTCGTCGCGATCCAGCGCCGTCTCGGCACGACGGTGGTTCTCGTCACGCACGACATGAACGAGGCGTTCCAGCTCGGCGACAGGATCGCCGTGATGGATCAGGCGCGGCTCCTGCAATACGCAACGCCCGCGGAGCTGCTGACGCGGCCGGCGGAGGCCTTCGTCGAGCAGCTCGTGGGAACGGCGGAAAGGCCATTCCGGCTCCTCTCCCTGCTGAAGGTGCGGGAGGCCCTCGAACCAGGACATGCCGAGGGCGAGCCCGTGCTCGTCACCGATTCCCTGCGGGATGCTCTCTCGCGGCTGATCTGGGCCGGACGGGAGGCATTGCCCGTCGCGGATGCATCGGGCGCTCTCGTCGGTCGCGTCAGCGTGAGGGGCATCGTGGCGCATGGGCGGTCCGTACCATGA
- a CDS encoding ABC transporter permease, giving the protein MSARSLLWRAAALLLLVLFITAPQLFAFAFRPMTTNGAPAIYNQGSLLSLTLSHLRIVFLATLASTVLALGLGIFVTRPSGREFLPLSRSLVNIGQTFPPVAVLAIAVPLVGFGEKPTFIALFLYGLLPIFENTLTGLMEVSPQTLEAAKGMGMNPRQRLFQVELPLALPVILAGIRLSVIISLGTATIGSTVAAKGLGEVIIAGLQSNNVAFVLQGGLVVALLAVLIHDGLGMVERLVAVKLGRRADEVS; this is encoded by the coding sequence ATGAGCGCCCGTTCGCTGCTCTGGCGCGCGGCGGCGCTGCTCCTGCTGGTGCTCTTCATCACCGCGCCGCAGCTCTTCGCCTTTGCCTTCAGGCCGATGACCACGAACGGCGCGCCAGCGATCTACAACCAGGGCAGCCTGCTCTCCCTGACCCTCTCGCATCTGCGGATCGTGTTCCTGGCGACGCTGGCGAGCACCGTTCTGGCGCTCGGGCTCGGCATCTTCGTCACGCGGCCGTCGGGCCGCGAGTTCCTGCCGCTGTCGCGCAGTCTGGTGAATATCGGCCAGACCTTCCCGCCCGTCGCGGTTCTGGCGATCGCCGTGCCGCTCGTCGGCTTCGGCGAGAAGCCGACCTTCATCGCGCTGTTTCTCTACGGGCTCCTGCCCATCTTCGAGAACACGCTCACCGGCCTGATGGAAGTGTCGCCGCAGACGCTCGAAGCCGCCAAGGGCATGGGCATGAACCCGCGCCAGCGCCTGTTCCAGGTGGAGCTGCCCCTCGCGCTTCCGGTGATCCTGGCGGGAATCCGCCTCTCGGTGATCATCAGCTTAGGGACGGCCACCATCGGCTCGACGGTGGCGGCCAAGGGGCTGGGCGAGGTCATCATCGCGGGCCTTCAGTCCAACAACGTTGCTTTCGTATTGCAGGGCGGATTGGTGGTTGCGCTGCTCGCCGTTCTGATCCACGACGGGTTGGGAATGGTCGAACGGCTCGTCGCCGTGAAACTGGGTCGCCGTGCAGACGAGGTGTCATGA
- a CDS encoding biliverdin-producing heme oxygenase, with amino-acid sequence MTLLERLKIETRDAHDRIETAMDLDRRISSREAYRDLLIRFHGFHAAWESEAAERAPDRAFFQSRCKTRLLAKDLEVLGLKSDDIMGLPQCRPLMPLPAPEAVLGSMYVVEGSTLGGAIIAREVENRLGLTAETGCAYFRSYGRNVAAMWKSFGAVLLEASSPEADDLIVGAAQDTFTVMHDWLCETP; translated from the coding sequence ATGACGCTTCTCGAACGATTGAAGATCGAAACCCGTGACGCCCACGACCGGATCGAGACCGCCATGGATCTCGACCGCCGCATCTCGTCGCGCGAGGCTTACAGGGATCTGCTGATCCGCTTCCATGGTTTTCACGCGGCGTGGGAAAGCGAGGCCGCCGAGCGGGCGCCCGACCGGGCCTTCTTTCAGAGCCGCTGCAAGACCCGGCTTCTTGCGAAGGATCTCGAGGTCCTAGGACTAAAATCTGACGACATCATGGGTTTGCCACAATGCCGTCCTCTGATGCCCCTGCCAGCCCCGGAGGCGGTGCTGGGAAGCATGTATGTGGTCGAGGGCTCCACGCTCGGCGGCGCGATCATCGCACGCGAGGTGGAGAACCGGCTTGGACTGACGGCGGAAACGGGGTGTGCCTATTTCCGCAGCTATGGACGAAATGTTGCAGCCATGTGGAAGTCGTTCGGCGCAGTGCTCCTGGAAGCCTCGTCGCCGGAGGCCGACGATCTGATCGTCGGGGCCGCACAGGATACCTTCACCGTGATGCATGACTGGCTGTGCGAGACCCCATGA
- a CDS encoding ATP-binding protein: MTLQTQDIDLTACEREPIHIPGNIQPHGILLAVRLSDRTIAYASANVAEVFGFQAADALGRPFAQVLPALSAEFETQLDDPPTVGNTRFVRTIRIRTVQEERMFETAISRSGDCALLELEEPPVGSVSSIDALYPTLRRFVEQLQNASSIDVLCDLAAQDVRRMTGFDRVLVYRFDDQWNGTVVAESRNEVLPSYLDLRFPASDIPAQARELYRRNRLRIIPDAGYTPVPIQSHDPAPLDLSDSVLRSVSPVHLEYMRNMGTLASMSISILREGQLWGLISCHNKDPKRVSLQVRNACDFLTQIFSLQLEARENTMLAENRVRLGAVQTRLLAHMAAEEHFIAGLVNHPDDLMMLAGAQGAAVLTQDHCWCLGQAPAKEQVRALFDWLSEHHQEDVFATDNLSEVYPAAKAFADRASGLLSISVSKVHSSYVLWFRPEVVQTVKWGGNPQKPVQEEAGSLRLHPRRSFEIWKETVRDRSLAWDRSEVEAVKELRNAIVGIVLRRAEEMASLTEELRRSNKELEAFSYSVSHDLRAPFRHIVGYSELLKKQEAGDMSEKGKRYVDTIIEAAYTAGTLVDNLLRFSHMGRTALKPRQVDVAKLVDEIRQKLSAEQGDRRIQWVVGDLVPVNADPVLIRLVFENLLDNAVKYTRTREKARIEIGSSRKDGETVYFVRDNGVGFDMKYIDKLFGVFQRLHRMEEFEGTGIGLANVRRIVERHGGRAWAEGALDKGATFSIALPDQNEGAA; encoded by the coding sequence ATGACCCTGCAAACGCAAGATATCGACCTGACCGCCTGCGAGCGCGAGCCGATCCACATTCCGGGCAACATCCAGCCGCACGGCATCCTCCTCGCGGTCAGGCTGTCCGACAGGACGATCGCCTATGCCAGCGCCAACGTCGCCGAGGTCTTCGGCTTCCAGGCGGCCGATGCGCTCGGCCGGCCCTTCGCCCAGGTTCTGCCGGCCCTGAGCGCGGAGTTCGAGACGCAGCTGGACGATCCGCCGACGGTGGGAAATACCCGCTTCGTTCGGACCATCCGGATAAGGACGGTCCAGGAGGAACGGATGTTCGAGACGGCGATCTCCCGTTCGGGCGATTGCGCGCTTCTCGAACTGGAGGAGCCCCCCGTCGGTTCGGTCTCCAGCATCGATGCGCTCTATCCCACTCTGCGCCGGTTCGTTGAGCAGCTCCAGAACGCGTCGTCCATCGACGTCCTGTGCGATCTGGCCGCGCAGGACGTCCGCCGCATGACCGGCTTCGACCGGGTGCTGGTCTATCGCTTCGACGACCAGTGGAACGGCACCGTCGTGGCCGAGAGCCGCAACGAGGTGTTGCCGTCCTATCTCGACCTGCGGTTTCCGGCATCCGACATCCCGGCCCAGGCGCGGGAGCTCTATCGGCGCAACCGGCTGCGCATCATTCCCGATGCCGGCTACACGCCCGTTCCCATTCAGTCGCACGATCCGGCGCCGCTGGACCTGAGCGACTCGGTGCTGCGCAGCGTCTCGCCCGTGCATCTCGAATACATGCGCAACATGGGGACGCTCGCCTCCATGTCGATCTCCATCCTGCGCGAGGGCCAGCTGTGGGGCCTGATCTCCTGCCACAACAAGGACCCGAAGCGGGTCTCGCTCCAGGTGCGCAACGCCTGCGATTTCCTCACGCAGATCTTCTCGCTGCAGCTGGAGGCGCGGGAGAACACGATGCTGGCCGAGAACCGCGTGCGTCTCGGTGCCGTGCAGACGCGGCTCCTCGCCCATATGGCGGCCGAGGAGCATTTCATCGCGGGCCTCGTGAACCATCCGGACGACCTGATGATGCTCGCCGGCGCGCAGGGCGCCGCCGTCCTGACCCAGGACCATTGCTGGTGCCTCGGCCAGGCTCCGGCCAAGGAGCAGGTGAGGGCGCTCTTCGACTGGCTCTCCGAACATCATCAGGAGGACGTCTTCGCCACCGACAACCTGTCGGAGGTCTATCCGGCGGCGAAGGCCTTTGCCGACCGGGCGAGCGGCCTTCTGTCCATCTCCGTGTCGAAGGTGCATTCGAGCTACGTGCTCTGGTTCCGCCCCGAGGTGGTTCAGACCGTGAAATGGGGCGGCAATCCGCAGAAGCCGGTCCAGGAGGAGGCGGGATCCTTGAGGCTCCACCCCCGGCGCTCCTTCGAGATCTGGAAGGAGACGGTGCGGGACCGCTCCCTGGCCTGGGACCGGAGCGAGGTCGAGGCCGTGAAGGAGCTGCGCAACGCCATCGTGGGCATCGTGCTGCGCCGGGCCGAGGAGATGGCGTCGCTCACGGAGGAACTGCGCCGCAGCAACAAGGAGCTGGAGGCCTTCTCCTATTCGGTCTCCCACGACCTGCGGGCCCCGTTCCGCCACATCGTCGGCTATTCCGAGCTGTTGAAGAAGCAGGAAGCGGGCGACATGTCCGAGAAGGGCAAGCGCTACGTCGACACGATCATCGAGGCCGCCTACACGGCCGGGACCCTGGTCGACAACCTGCTGCGTTTCTCTCACATGGGCCGCACGGCCTTGAAGCCGCGACAGGTGGACGTCGCGAAGCTGGTCGACGAGATCAGGCAGAAGCTCTCGGCGGAACAGGGCGACCGCCGGATCCAGTGGGTCGTCGGGGATCTCGTTCCGGTGAACGCCGATCCGGTGCTGATCCGGCTGGTCTTCGAGAACCTGCTCGACAATGCGGTCAAGTACACCCGCACCCGGGAGAAAGCGCGCATCGAGATCGGCTCCAGCCGCAAGGATGGGGAGACGGTCTATTTCGTGCGCGACAACGGCGTCGGGTTCGATATGAAGTACATCGACAAGCTGTTCGGCGTGTTCCAGCGCCTGCACCGGATGGAAGAATTCGAGGGGACGGGGATCGGACTGGCCAATGTCCGCCGGATCGTCGAAAGACATGGAGGCCGGGCCTGGGCCGAAGGGGCGCTCGACAAGGGAGCGACCTTCTCCATCGCCCTGCCGGATCAGAACGAAGGAGCCGCGTGA
- a CDS encoding response regulator gives MAELKPILLVEDNPKDLELTLAALEQSQLANEVVVVRDGEEALDFLYRRGAHESRNTSDPAVVLLDLKLPKVDGLEVLEKVKADPHLRQTPVVMLTSSREESDLVRSYELGVNAFVVKPVGFREFFDAIQDLGVFWAILNEPPPRRNGI, from the coding sequence ATGGCGGAGCTGAAACCGATTCTTCTGGTTGAGGACAACCCGAAGGATCTCGAACTGACGCTGGCCGCCCTGGAGCAGAGCCAGCTCGCCAACGAGGTCGTCGTGGTGCGCGACGGCGAGGAGGCGCTCGACTTCCTCTACCGCCGCGGCGCCCATGAAAGCCGCAACACCAGCGACCCGGCCGTGGTCCTGCTCGACCTCAAGCTGCCGAAGGTCGACGGGCTCGAGGTGCTGGAGAAGGTCAAGGCGGATCCGCACCTTCGGCAGACGCCGGTCGTCATGCTCACCTCCTCGCGGGAGGAAAGCGATCTCGTGCGCAGCTACGAGCTCGGGGTGAACGCCTTCGTGGTCAAGCCCGTGGGCTTCCGCGAGTTCTTCGACGCGATCCAGGACCTCGGCGTGTTCTGGGCGATCCTCAACGAGCCGCCGCCGCGGCGCAACGGCATTTAA
- a CDS encoding sensor histidine kinase yields the protein MDRASVISSDRVLRILLLEDSALDAELVTETLVASGLSVSVERVVSADEFTRAVRDETWDLILADYLLPAFNGLHALEIAREMSRATPFVFVSGALGEEVAVEALKRGATDYVLKDKLDRLPPTVLRALAEARERGEKERAQDALRQMLDERTALLHELDHRVKNNLQLLLSLIGIEYRQAEDGPARQVLGRMKERMQALAAAHRDLYDGQGSTRFDASRFARGLCEELTSSVPGVRITPEFETDTVEVEAAKAAPMALLFNEIVVNALTHAYKERQGKLKLLLRIEHGTLVFQIADDAFSPQEKQHAKDSASGRILKALARQLDAAVEWPLDDPAILVRVAMPVQDGS from the coding sequence ATGGACCGGGCTTCCGTCATCTCATCCGACCGGGTGCTGCGCATCCTCCTTCTGGAGGACAGCGCGCTCGACGCCGAGTTGGTGACGGAAACCCTCGTCGCTTCCGGGCTGTCCGTCTCGGTCGAGCGCGTGGTCTCGGCGGACGAGTTCACCAGGGCCGTCCGCGACGAGACCTGGGATCTTATCCTTGCCGATTACCTTCTGCCCGCCTTCAACGGCCTGCATGCGCTCGAGATCGCCCGGGAGATGTCCCGCGCCACGCCGTTCGTCTTCGTCTCCGGTGCCCTCGGCGAAGAGGTCGCCGTCGAGGCCCTGAAGCGCGGTGCGACGGATTACGTGCTCAAGGACAAGCTCGACCGGCTGCCTCCCACCGTGCTGCGCGCTCTGGCCGAGGCTCGCGAGCGCGGCGAGAAGGAGCGGGCGCAGGATGCCCTGCGTCAGATGCTCGACGAGCGCACGGCGCTCCTGCACGAACTCGACCACCGGGTGAAGAACAATCTCCAGCTCCTGCTCTCGCTGATCGGCATCGAGTACCGCCAGGCCGAGGACGGACCCGCGCGCCAGGTGCTCGGACGCATGAAGGAGCGCATGCAGGCGCTCGCCGCCGCTCACCGCGACCTCTACGACGGGCAGGGCTCGACCCGTTTCGACGCGTCGCGTTTCGCCAGAGGATTGTGCGAGGAACTGACCTCCTCGGTTCCGGGCGTAAGGATCACGCCGGAATTCGAGACCGACACCGTGGAAGTCGAAGCCGCCAAGGCGGCCCCCATGGCGCTCCTGTTCAATGAGATCGTCGTCAATGCGCTCACCCATGCCTACAAGGAGCGGCAGGGGAAACTGAAGCTCCTGCTGCGGATCGAGCATGGCACGCTGGTCTTCCAGATCGCCGACGATGCCTTCAGCCCGCAGGAGAAGCAGCACGCGAAGGACAGCGCCTCCGGGAGGATCCTGAAAGCCCTCGCACGCCAGCTCGACGCGGCCGTCGAATGGCCGCTCGACGATCCCGCCATCCTGGTGCGTGTCGCCATGCCGGTTCAGGATGGCAGTTAG
- a CDS encoding sensor histidine kinase → MIGRRSYSVPSTGDLSQGARTSLRQVLWGLVLVLALPTILVAAAGLYSAHQSEREATDLRMQETARALSLSLDREIEKFVVALRVLSRAPSLARGDYEAFYRLAESTELASPSWIALFEPGGRILLNTRVPYGVILENSKRQDVLRRVEETRKPYVSDLYAGSLTGQRLITVNVPVIIDERVAYILSLAITPDVFQNIIRDQRVADNWNAAVLDRSRRLVARSRSPERFVGQPASANIQEALAAQPEGLLRSVTLDGIPVRTYFSQSPTYGWSFVISIPETELAKSAQRSLFWLTVLGAVILCGILLAVLLSRSISKPVDRLVTAAQALGRGNEVTDRATTRVLEFDMIKKALVEAATGIRNHEREREEVLAHMAESEARLRLALNAGNLGSWEYTPSTGGLTTSPTCRAHFGRGMDEPLSYADLVAQIHPDDRAMQAEAVARAIAARADLHAEYRVIWPDGSEHWIRVSGRMRSGPDGQPSMVGVSQDITERRLAEERQALLLHELNHRVKNTLATVQSIASLTRRSADNSDPAAWSAFMDRLHGMAKTHDLLTATHWQGALLEDVLKNELEPYQDGMGQRIRLRGPRINLQPSAVLALGLAVHELATNAVKYGSLSVPEGKVHVMWALTPGSGQSALLVEWVESGGPLVKKPERQGFGSKLIQRGLAQQLGGEIKLDFAPAGIRCVITFPISTMTADQTGVAETQERYAS, encoded by the coding sequence ATGATCGGCCGAAGATCATACTCCGTGCCATCGACCGGGGACCTGTCCCAGGGCGCCCGGACCTCCCTGCGGCAGGTGCTGTGGGGCCTGGTGCTGGTTCTCGCCCTGCCGACCATCCTGGTGGCGGCCGCGGGGCTCTATTCCGCCCATCAATCCGAGCGGGAGGCCACCGACCTGCGCATGCAGGAAACGGCGCGCGCGCTGAGTCTGTCGCTCGATCGCGAAATCGAGAAATTCGTGGTGGCGCTGCGGGTTCTGTCGCGGGCGCCCAGCCTCGCCCGAGGAGACTACGAGGCCTTCTATCGCCTAGCGGAAAGCACCGAACTCGCGTCCCCCTCCTGGATCGCTCTGTTCGAACCCGGCGGGCGCATTCTTCTCAATACCCGCGTGCCCTACGGCGTTATTCTGGAGAACAGCAAACGCCAGGATGTATTGCGGCGCGTCGAGGAAACCCGGAAGCCGTATGTATCGGATCTCTATGCGGGGTCGCTGACGGGGCAACGGCTCATCACCGTCAACGTCCCGGTGATCATCGACGAGCGGGTCGCCTACATCCTGTCGCTCGCGATCACGCCGGACGTCTTCCAGAACATCATCCGCGATCAGAGGGTCGCCGACAACTGGAACGCCGCGGTTCTCGACCGGAGCCGGAGGCTTGTGGCGCGCTCCCGGTCGCCGGAGCGCTTCGTCGGACAGCCCGCCAGCGCCAATATCCAGGAAGCCCTCGCGGCACAGCCGGAAGGACTCCTCCGGAGCGTGACGCTCGACGGCATTCCGGTGCGCACCTATTTCAGCCAGTCGCCAACCTATGGCTGGTCCTTCGTCATCAGCATCCCGGAGACGGAGCTTGCGAAATCGGCCCAGCGCTCGCTCTTCTGGCTCACGGTTCTCGGAGCGGTCATCCTCTGCGGCATCCTCCTGGCCGTTCTGCTCTCTCGCTCCATCTCGAAGCCGGTCGACCGGCTGGTGACGGCGGCCCAAGCCCTCGGCCGCGGGAACGAAGTCACCGATCGGGCCACCACGCGGGTGCTCGAATTCGACATGATCAAGAAGGCCCTCGTGGAAGCGGCCACCGGCATCCGCAACCATGAGCGGGAGCGCGAAGAGGTTCTCGCCCATATGGCCGAGAGCGAGGCACGCCTGCGCCTGGCTCTCAACGCGGGGAATCTCGGCTCCTGGGAATACACGCCCTCGACGGGAGGACTGACGACGTCGCCCACATGCCGCGCGCATTTCGGGCGCGGCATGGACGAGCCGCTCTCCTATGCGGATCTCGTCGCTCAGATCCATCCCGACGACCGCGCCATGCAGGCTGAGGCGGTCGCGCGGGCAATTGCAGCCCGTGCCGATCTTCACGCGGAATACCGCGTGATCTGGCCCGACGGCAGCGAGCATTGGATCCGGGTGAGCGGCCGCATGAGAAGCGGTCCTGACGGACAGCCTTCCATGGTCGGGGTGTCACAGGACATCACCGAGCGTCGGCTTGCCGAAGAGCGGCAGGCGCTTCTGCTGCACGAGCTCAACCACCGGGTCAAGAATACGCTGGCGACCGTTCAGTCGATTGCCTCCCTGACCCGGCGCTCCGCCGACAACAGCGATCCCGCTGCTTGGAGCGCCTTCATGGACCGGCTGCACGGGATGGCCAAGACACACGATCTTCTCACGGCCACCCACTGGCAGGGCGCGCTCCTGGAAGACGTGCTGAAGAACGAGCTGGAGCCCTACCAGGACGGCATGGGGCAGCGCATCCGCCTGCGCGGCCCCCGCATCAACCTGCAGCCGAGCGCCGTTCTCGCCTTGGGACTTGCCGTCCACGAGCTGGCGACGAACGCGGTCAAATACGGATCGCTCTCGGTCCCGGAAGGCAAGGTCCATGTGATGTGGGCCCTCACGCCGGGGAGTGGTCAATCCGCGCTTCTCGTGGAATGGGTCGAAAGCGGTGGCCCGCTGGTGAAGAAGCCCGAACGCCAGGGCTTCGGCTCCAAGCTGATCCAGCGCGGCCTCGCGCAGCAGCTGGGCGGCGAGATCAAGCTCGATTTCGCCCCCGCGGGCATTCGCTGCGTCATCACCTTTCCGATCTCGACCATGACGGCGGACCAGACCGGCGTGGCCGAGACCCAGGAGCGCTATGCGTCGTGA